A DNA window from Acropora palmata chromosome 12, jaAcrPala1.3, whole genome shotgun sequence contains the following coding sequences:
- the LOC141861109 gene encoding uncharacterized protein LOC141861109 translates to MASQEQHMSKQTYPIKSENTGNVATKSGSRIEILSRPKPIPYGFIEDRRSVYWDNNFAKDWDNIEPTKSASSDRQLQLFYSKQLHKDYVGDRPSAIWPVSKSAMQATASARVEDLSEPKALHRDYKPCRLVQTIVSEAAMKAEPSQQIVSLSQPKTYVPLKIKSNSEWDWSEWECDLTEAAKNGTASERILALSDPKHLHRSYKEAKPVIWEVSQSAKKALPSLRVQQLARPKSRSQYNEDYNPNAWRVSQGAKSAQATPRIDELAMPIPRKVRPKKVA, encoded by the exons ATGGCCAGCCAAGAACAACACATGAGCAAACAAACGTATCCTATAAAATCCGAAAACACTGGCAACGTGGCAACGAAAA GTGGGTCAAGAATCGAAATTCTGTCTCGACCTAAACCCATTCCATATGGTTTCATTGAGGATAG GCGATCAGTTTATTGGGACAACAATTTCGCAAAGGATTGGGATAACATTGAACCAACTAAGAGTG CATCGTCAGACAGGCAATTACAGCTTTTTTACAGCAAGCAACTTCATAAAGACTATGTAGGAGACAG ACCAAGTGCAATATGGCCAGTCAGTAAATCAGCAATGCAAGCCACAGCATCAGCAAGAGTTGAAGACCTCTCAGAACCGAAAGCTCTTCATCGAGATTACAAACCATGTCGCTTAGTTCAAACAATTGTCAGTGAAGCAGCAATGAAAGCAGAGCCATCACAGCAAATTGTATCACTATCACAGCCCAAAACGTATGTGCCACTAAAAATAAAGTCAAACAGCGAGTGGGACTGGAGTGAATGGGAGTGTGATTTGACAGAGGCTGCAAAGAATGGGACAGCTTCAGAGAGGATTCTCGCCCTCTCTGATCCAAAGCATCTGCACCGCAGTTACAAAGAGGCAAAACCTGTAATCTGGGAAGTTTCTCAATCTGCTAAGAAGGCCCTTCCATCTCTAAGGGTGCAGCAGCTGGCCCGGCCAAAGAGTCGCAGCCAGTACAATGAGGATTATAATCCAAATGCATGGAGAGTTTCTCAAGGAGCCAAATCAGCACAAGCAACACCTAGAATTGATGAACTTGCAATGCCTATTCCAAGAAAAGTTAGACCAAAAAAGGTTGCTTGA
- the LOC141861108 gene encoding endoribonuclease LACTB2-like has product MGNKIASLAAYFSGYAGNLVSLPTVENISPRITRLLGCNPSPMTLQGTNTYLVGTGKSRILIDTGSGGSVEYTTHLKEVLSSNETTIQEIILTHWHPDHVGGISDVLTCVENPDNVRISKLPQEGLMEEIGGNSERKYHYLNDGDEILTEGATLKVYHTPGHTTDHLILLLKEENAVFSGDCILGQGTAVFEDLFSYMKSLEKILSLDPCIIYPGHGPVVTEAVEKITNYIEHRNMREKQILDSIGETPTDFVSAMDIVKKVYTETPWYLHKAAENNVHHHLTKLEKEGYVTSLEVENFKKWKKSSL; this is encoded by the exons ATGGGGAATAAAATAGCATCGTTGGCAGCGTATTTTTCCGGCTATGCTGGAAATCTCGTGTCCTTGCCAACggttgaaaatatttctccACGTATAACACGCCTCCTTGGCTGTAATCCTAGTCCCATGACGCTGCAGGGTACAAACACTTATCTTGTAGGTACTGGAAAAAG CCGGATATTAATTGATACAGGTAGTGGGGGCTCAGTGGAATATACGACACATCTCAAAGAGGTCTTATCTAGCAATGAAACAACAATTCAAGAGATCATTTTGACTCATTGGCACCCTGATCACGTAGGAGGTATCTCAGATGTCCTTACTTGTGTAGAAAACCCAG ATAATGTAAGAATATCAAAGCTGCCACAGGAGGGCTTGATGGAAGAAATTGGTGGCAACAGTGAGCGTAAATATCACTACCTCAATGATGGAGATGAAATTTTGACAGAAGGCGCAACGCTGAAAGTTTACCACACACCAGGTCACACTACAGATCACTTGATACTCTTGTTAAAAGAGGAGAATGCTGTGTTCTCAGGAGATTGCATCTTAGGGCAGGGTACTGCG gtTTTCGAGGACCTCTTCTCATACATGAAATCCcttgaaaaaatattgagcTTAGATCCATGCATTATCTACCCTGGCCATGGGCCAGTAGTAACAGAGGCTGTTGAAAAAATCACAAATTATATTGAACATAGGAATATGAGAGAAAAACAG ATACTGGATTCCATTGGTGAAACTCCTACAGATTTTGTCAGTGCAATGGATATAGTGAAAAAGGTGTACACT GAAACTCCTTGGTACTTGCATAAAGCAGCAGAGAACAATGTGCATCATCATCTAACAAAGCTTGAAAAAGAAGGATATGTCA CTTCCTTGGAAGTAGAAAATTTCAAGAAGTGGAAGAAGAGCTCTCTATAA